ACCGAGCTGGGGACCGGAGCCTTCCACTGGCCCGGTACGGCACACTCTCTGCGGAGAGAGCGGATCGATTGCCTCGATCGAGGGGGGATGGAGTGGATTATCTTCGGTGTTTCTCTTGGAAGCCGGAACGGAGAGCTGCCGGACTTACTAGACTCTCCGAACAATGTACCGGAACGAGCGTAAGTATCTCGAGAGAGAATGTGGCCGAGGTAAGGATTTCATACTCGGAATACTGTCTCTCCGTCTTTCGTAAGTCGCTCGGTAACAAAGTGGTCGAACTGCGCTGAGCTACGTATGGTAGGGACAGTAACCATCAGTATCGAAATCGAACTCGGATGGGGAATACACGACCGACAGCAGTACGACCATCTCAGCGACGACGGACGCGTAGAGCGACGATGCCTCTACCGACTTCTCGACGCGTGCGACGACTACGGGATACCGATATCGTTCGACATCGTCGGCCACCTGTTGCTCCACAGCTGCGAGGGAACCCATTCCGGTCCCTATCCCGATGGGTGGTTCGACGAAGACCCTGGGACAGATATGGAGAGCGATCCACTATTCTACGCACCCGATATCGCTGCGGAGATCATGCGACGTCGGACGGACCACGAAATCTGCACACACACGTTCTCTCATGCGGTGTGTGATACGATGCCGCCGGACGTTCAGAAACAAGAACTGGAGCACGCCCAACGTCTCCACGAAAGAGTCACGGGTAATCAAACCGAGTCACTCGTCCCACCGCGCCACGTTTGTCCGTCGCTTGACGCCCTGAACGACCATGGGATCGAGATCGTCCGAGTTCAGGACGACGAGCCAGCATCGAATCCGGTCCACCGGTTCCGGGAGCTACTGTTCGGGCCGCCGCTCGTTCGGTCGCCCGAGTTCAGCGATGGTCCCGTGGAAACATACTGTACACGACACCCGAACCTGACGGCACCCTCGTTACCGTCCGGGCGGTCTCCGCCCCACTCCGCGTTTCGCTGGGTGCCCATTCGCATGGGGCAGCGGCTGCACGAGCGCTACCTCCGGACCGCGACGGAACTCGCGGTCGAACGGGATTCCCATCTCCACCTCTGGTGTCACCTCTTCGACCTCAACCGCGAGTACCAGTTGCCGCCGATCGAATCGTTCCTTGAAACGCTCGGCGAACTCGAACGGGAGGGAGCGATTGACGTCGAGACGATGAAGGGACTGAACGAGCAGATCCGTTCGGAGACGACCTCCGAGCCGGAACCCGAAGAACAAATCTATGCCTGAACAGATCGACCACGCATCCGGTTCGGCTGGAACCAACCAGTATCACGTTCGTCCGTTTGAGCCGGGCGATACGGAGGGCATTCTCGATCTCTTCGAGGCGGTCTGGGGTGAGCGCCGGT
This portion of the Natrinema salinisoli genome encodes:
- a CDS encoding polysaccharide deacetylase family protein, encoding MVGTVTISIEIELGWGIHDRQQYDHLSDDGRVERRCLYRLLDACDDYGIPISFDIVGHLLLHSCEGTHSGPYPDGWFDEDPGTDMESDPLFYAPDIAAEIMRRRTDHEICTHTFSHAVCDTMPPDVQKQELEHAQRLHERVTGNQTESLVPPRHVCPSLDALNDHGIEIVRVQDDEPASNPVHRFRELLFGPPLVRSPEFSDGPVETYCTRHPNLTAPSLPSGRSPPHSAFRWVPIRMGQRLHERYLRTATELAVERDSHLHLWCHLFDLNREYQLPPIESFLETLGELEREGAIDVETMKGLNEQIRSETTSEPEPEEQIYA